A window of the Brassica napus cultivar Da-Ae chromosome C5, Da-Ae, whole genome shotgun sequence genome harbors these coding sequences:
- the LOC106373415 gene encoding uncharacterized protein LOC106373415, with product MEFLVIDHPASYNAIVGTHWINSVQAVPSTYHLCLNFPRVSQLQKAEILEEKREPTCEPVISVCLDETFHERCVEIRANLREPLKAELIACLKKNLHTFAWAAEDMPKIDQNITCHELNIDPTFKPIKQKRLKLGPERATAVNEEAEKFLKVGSIMEVRYLDWLANLVVVKKKNGKWGVCVPLSPIDRLLEATARNKLLSFIDAFSGYNQIMMNLGDHEKTAFIIDRGTYC from the exons ATGGAGTTTCTGGTCATCGACCACCCTGCATCGTATAACGCAATCGTGGGCACCCATTGGATAAACTCCGTGCAAGCGGTTCCGTCAACGTACCATCTATGCCTCAATTTTCCGAGAGTATCGCAA TTGCAGAAAGCTGAGATTTTAGAAGAGAAGCGCGAACCGACTTGCGAGCCTGTGATCTCGGTATGTCTCGATGAAACTTTCCACGAACGGTGCGTCGAAATTAGAGCGAATCTCCGTGAGCCCCTAAAGGCGGAACTCATTGCCTGCCTAAAAAAGAACCTTCATACGTTCGCCTGGGCCGCAGAAGATATGCCAAAGATCGACcaaaacataacatgtcacgaacTCAACATCGACCCAACTTTCAAGCCCATTAAACAGAAAAGGCTAAAGTTGGGACCTGAACGCGCAACCGCAGTCAACGAAGAAGCTGAGAAATTCCTTAAAGTGGGATCAATAATGGAGGTCAGATACCTAGACTGGCTAGCCAATCTTGTCgtggtcaaaaagaaaaacggaaaatgGGGTGTTTGTGTCCCACTATCACCCATCGATAGATTACTGGAAGCGACGGCAAGAAACAAGCTCCTGTCTTTCATAGACGCTTTTTCGGGATACAATCAGATCATGATGAATCTCGGTGATCACGAGAAAACCGCATTTATCATAGATCGCGGCACATATTGCTAA
- the LOC106373414 gene encoding uncharacterized protein LOC106373414 — protein MDPNHDRSDCIESISLDLYRSGKPKSSKSIHAMEDQSVSFRIQVDVSNDQRSDTSRQETNEPGITSFEEITCEDGIITFHEHEIARIDMPHDDALVITLELASTIFSKILVDTGSDVNVVSQKTLQLIKQPTPAINHETTPLNSFEGKAIRSLGIVPLTTKTHYIELETGFTMVDNFMPFDAIVGGPWLHQMKAVPSVYHQCLKFLSPTGEKTIRGSQKQSRACYMTGF, from the coding sequence ATGGATCCTAATCACGATCGATCCGACTGCATTGAATCGATCAGTCTTGACCTCTATAGATCGGGGAAGCCAAAGTCGTCGAAAAGCATCCACGCCATGGAAGATCAAAGCGTCTCCTTCCGAATACAAGTTGACGTCTCCAATGACCAACGATCCGATACCTCGCGACAAGAAACTAACGAGCCTGGCATCACGTCTTTCGAAGAGATAACGTGCGAAGACGGGATTATAACTTTCCACGAACACGAAATCGCGAGGATCGATATGCCCCACGACGATGCCCTAGTCATCACGTTGGAACTTGCGAGCACCATCTTCTCGAAGATTCTCGTCGACACCGGAAGCGATGTCAACGTCGTTTCACAAAAGACGCTACAATTGATTAAACAACCAACCCCAGCAATCAATCACGAAACAACTCCCCTCAATAGTTTTGAAGGAAAGGCGATCCGATCACTCGGGATCGTGCCACTAACCACCAAAACTCACTACATCGAACTAGAGACCGGGTTCACCATGGTCGATAATTTCATGCCCTTCGACGCCATCGTAGGAGGTCCCTGGCTACACCAGATGAAGGCGGTCCCTTCGGTTTACCATCAGTGCTTGAAGTTCTTATCACCAACCGGCGAGAAAACCATACGCGGGAGCCAGAAACAATCCCGAGCATGTTATATGACCGGATTCTGA